Proteins from a genomic interval of Solea solea chromosome 10, fSolSol10.1, whole genome shotgun sequence:
- the pik3r5 gene encoding phosphoinositide 3-kinase regulatory subunit 5: MQHTSCTEDRIQHALDRCLDGLRQSPTAAHHWNVLMCSAGQSMNRWSLEELVKRDPDNFLILLQQILIKTKEVQEQCQYELVAPLAIMFSSTLLQTPYCPPDKELLEEAIKVFRSFLTWPEPYCSVCKNLLSTLQVELKAPGISFQRLVREEQGLTDSSQRSKTVTVLLMNPGEVPVDFLSVAEQLCHIRHSQKETYIILIKHAFQSTLGTKYPLHSIHRVLQAKTVNELGEIFSGVSDILETAAAISDPVKGRSHVIQGLEELRERMRIPASNGRKSDGMLQTLPLPTAKCYMFHWEKDNFDVLNTLLEDDTDDFTANGHAEDEKEFDLDDDDDDEERNLTDGDDEEEGDREEEHLPSMTFIPNGYSDNHRASTFSTISSLSTASKDSMFSTLSVASESYAQSLFSVTSGVDSDYCEEYEDYTGSSPISEKYSPKSTKATARLSQHLHKFFSKSPGSLCRAKSLGNTESKDLFVVREKRSNSLPQQVRLLNSEPLLQPQSQTLRHVCFRRRPILSSDEDSKNTTLRVVVFGADHVAGKVARAYNSLRRKESACPRLSRVFKLQFYFVPVRRDSADGPGSVKCSSPLVPAGTPKRASLPNVLGTGDSTNDIAHLLGMLDPWYERNTLSLLNLPASIVCQQTSKTESESYDGSYEQRLPILADLVLYYCRYAARPALIQLYQAELTLASGQKRTEVFVHSLELGHTAGTRAIKAMGAASKRFGIDGDREAVPLMLELVYNRVVISGRSQWKREAKVCTSVNLTKACKNPEELDSKMECLQLVMTEVLKRQSGKSKKGFNQQLNVTEVKVDKVQVCGAANTTFAVCLDQDEKKILQSVTRCEISVCYKPDSSADWRLRKSQTSAQIQPLHPTFCSLLCLPIVTFSGALP; this comes from the exons ATGCAGCACACCTCGTGTACAGAGGACAGGATCCAGCATGCTCTGGACAGATGTCTGGACGGGCTGAGACAGAGCCCCACAGCAGCGCACCACTGGAACG TTCTGATGTGCTCTGCTGGTCAGTCAATGAATCGCTGGAGCCTGGAAGAGTTGGTGAAGAGAGACCCAGACAATTTCCTCATCCTCTTACAGCAGATCCTTATAAAGACCAAAGAG GTTCAGGAGCAGTGTCAGTATGAGCTGGTGGCTCCACTCGCCATCATGTTCTCCTCCACACTGCTTCAG ACCCCATACTGTCCTCCAGACAAAGAGCTGCTTGAAGAAGCTATCAAGGTGTTCCGCAGCTTTCTCACCTGGCCCGAGCCTTACTGCAGTGTGTGTAAAAACCTCCTGTCCACACTCCAGGTGGAGCTCAAGGCTCCAG GGATCTCCTTTCAGAGACTCGTGAGAGAGGAGCAAGGCCTTACTGACTCCAGCCAGCGCTCCAAGACTGT GACTGTGCTGCTGATGAACCCGGGTGAGGTGCCTGTGGACTTTCTGTCAGTGGCCGAGCAGCTCTGTCACATAAGACATTCTCAGAAGGAGACCTACATCATCCTGATCAAACACGCCTTCCAGTCCACACTAGGCACCAAGTATCCACTGCACAGTATCCACAGAGTGCTTCAG GCGAAAACTGTGAATGAACTGGGTGAGATTTTCTCGGGAGTGAGTGACATCTTGGAGACGGCGGCTGCCATCAGTGACCCTGTGAAAGGGCGCAGTCATGTGATCCAGGGACTCGAGGAACTGAGGGAGAGAATGAGAATCCCAGCGTCCAATGGAAGGAAGTCTGATG GAATGCTACAGACGCTACCGCTGCCTACAGCCAAGTGTTACATGTTTCACTGGGAAAAAGATAACTTTG ATGTACTGAACACCCTTTTGGAGGATGACACTGATGATTTCACCGCTAATGGTCACGCTGAGGATGAAAAGGAGTTTGACctggacgatgatgatgatgatgaagaacggAATTTGACAGATGGAGAcgatgaggaggaaggagaccGAGAAGAGGAGCATTTGCCGTCAATGACTTTCATCCCTAATGGATACAGTGACAACCACCGTGCCTCCACCTTCTCCACCATCTCCTCCCTTTCCACTGCCTCCAAAGACTCAATGTTCTCCACCTTGTCTGTGGCCTCAGAGTCTTATGCCCAATCACTGTTTTCTGTCACTTCCGGTGTCGATAGTGACTATTGTGAGGAATATGAGGACTACACGGGCTCCTCTCCCATCTCAGAAAAATATTCTCCAAAGTCTACCAAAGCTACGGCCCGGCTTAGCCAGCACTTGCACAAGTTCTTCTCCAAGAGCCCTGGGTCTCTCTGCAGGGCGAAAAGCTTAGGGAACACAGAATCCAAAGACCTTTTCGTGGTGCGAGAGAAGCGCTCCAACTCTCTACCACAGCAAGTCAGGTTGCTAAATTCTGAGCCCCTACTCCAGCCACAAAGCCAAACTCTCAGACACGTCTGCTTCAGAAGGAGGCCCATTCTTAGCAGTGATGAGGACAGCAAAAATACAACTTTGAGGGTTGTTGTGTTTGGAGCTGATCATGTGGCAGGGAAGGTGGCCCGGGCCTATAACAGcctgaggaggaaggagagcgCATGTCCACGTCTCAGTAGGGTCTTCAAGCTTCAGTTCTACTTTGTGCCGGTGAGGAGGGACTCAGCAGATGGACCAGGGAGTGTGAAGTGTTCTAGTCCTTTGGTTCCAGCTGGAACTCCAAAACGAGCAAGTCTGCCTAAT GTTCTGGGCACAGGGGACAGTACTAATGACATTGCCCATCTGCTTGGTATGTTGGACCCTTGGTacgaaagaaacacactcagccTGCTGAACCTCCCTGCCAGCATCGTCTGCCAG CAAACCTCAAAGACAGAGTCAGAGTCCTATGATGGTTCATATGAGCAGCGCCTGCCCATCCTGGCTGACTTGGTCCTGTACTACTGTCGCTACGCTGCCCGGCCAGCTCTGATCCAGCTCTATCAGGCTGAG TTGACGTTAGCGAGTGGGCAGAAGAGGACTGAGGTGTTCGTCCACTCCCTAGAGCTTGGCCACACCGCAGGGACGCGAGCCATCAAAGCCATGG GTGCTGCCAGTAAACGCTTTGGTATTGATGGCGACCGAGAAGCGGTGCCTCTAATGTTGGAGTTGGTGTacaacagg GTGGTTATTAGTGGGAGAAGCCAATGGAAAAGAGAAGCAAAAGTCTGCACGTCAGTCAATTTGACCAAAGCATGCAAAAACCCAGAGGAACTAG ACTCGAAGATGGAGTGCTTGCAGCTCGTCATGACTGAGGTTCTGAAGAGACAGAGTGGCAAAAGTAAGAAGGGCTTTAACCAG CAGTTGAATGTGACAGAGGTGAAGGTGGACAAGGTGCAGGTGTGTGGTGCTGCAAACACAACCTTTGCTGTGTGTCTGGACCAGGATGAGAAGAAGATACTTCAGTCTGTCACCAG GTGTGAAATATCAGTGTGCTATAAACCGGACAGCTCTGCGGACTGGAGACTAAGAAAATCCCAGACCTCTGCGCAAATccagccactccaccccacctTCTGCTCCCTCCTCTGCCTGCCCATTGTCACTTTCAGTGGGGCTCTTCCATGA